The following proteins are encoded in a genomic region of Rattus rattus isolate New Zealand chromosome 2, Rrattus_CSIRO_v1, whole genome shotgun sequence:
- the Mrpl46 gene encoding 39S ribosomal protein L46, mitochondrial produces the protein MAAPIGRTLLGVAKGWRQFDRLWAGSSRGLSLEAAPSSSRSPWRLSGALCLQRPPLITKPLTPLQEEMAGLLQQVEVERSLYSDHELRALDEAQRLAKKKADLYDEEQDQDVTLAQDLEDMWEQEFLQFRPGARDTEADKKNDRTSLHRKLDRNLVLLVREKLGDQDLWMLPQVEWQPGETLRGTAERILATLSENNMEAKFLGNAPCGHYKFKFPKAIRTESDLGVKVFFFKALLLTGDFVQTGKKGQHVWASKEELGDYLQPKYLAQVRRFLLDL, from the exons ATGGCGGCGCCCATAGGGCGTACTCTTTTAGGGGTGGCTAAGGGCTGGCGGCAGTTTGACAGACTCTGGGCAGGTAGTTCTCGTGGCCTGTCCCTTGAGGCTGCGCCCTCAAGCAGCCGGTCTCCATGGCGCTTGTCCGGCGCCTTGTGTCTGCAGCGGCCACCGCTGATCACCAAGCCGCTCACCCCACTGCAGGAAGAGATGGCGGGTCTATTACAGCAG GTAGAGGTAGAGAGAAGCCTTTATTCAGACCATGAGCTCCGTGCTCTGGATGAAGCACAGCGACTGGCAAAGAAGAAAGCTGACCTTTATGATGAGGAGCAAGACCAGGACGTTACACTTGCACAAGACTTAGAAGATATGTGGGAGCAGGAATTCCTCCAGTTCAGACCTGGAGCTCGGGACACAG AAGCcgataaaaaaaatgacagaaccTCGTTGCATCGTAAGCTAGACAGAAACCTCGTCCTCTTAGTCAGAGAGAAACTTGGAGACCAAGATCTTTGGATGCTTCCTCAAGTCGAGTGGCAGCCTGGGGAGACCCTTCGAGGGACAGCTGAGCGAATCCTGGCCACACTCTCGG aaaacaaCATGGAAGCCAAGTTCCTAGGGAATGCACCCTGTGGCCACTACAAGTTCAAGTTCCCTAAGGCAATTCGGACAGAGAGTGACCTTGGGGTCAAAGTCTTCTTCTTCAAAGCTCTGCTGCTCACAGGAGACTTTGTGCAGACTGGGAAAAAGGGTCAGCATGTGTGGGCCAGTAAGGAAGAGCTGGGCGACTATCTGCAGCCCAAGTACCTGGCTCAGGTCAGGCGGTTTCTCCTGGACCTCTGA